A section of the Paenibacillus aurantius genome encodes:
- the cobT gene encoding nicotinate-nucleotide--dimethylbenzimidazole phosphoribosyltransferase, with product MKQITETIRRIRPLDQEAVEAAERHLDRLTKPPGSLGRLEEIAKQAAGITGETIPDLTRKAVLVMAGDHGVCEEGISAFPAEVTPQMVMNFLQGGAAVNVLARQAGADVICVDMGVNAELAHPGLVSRKVRYGTGNIAKGPAMTRQEAEAAVLAGIALVEEFAAEGCRVFATGEMGIGNTTPSAALAVALAGLDAEEAVGRGTGIDEARRLHKVGVVRRAIEANAPDALDPLGVLAKLGGLEIAGLAGVILGAAACRCLVVIDGFISTAAALVAVRLAPESAGFLVASHLSQEKGHAALLEALRLKPVIQLDMRLGEGTGAVLAFHFIDAALNVMKEMATFESAGVSRG from the coding sequence ATGAAGCAGATAACCGAGACCATCCGCCGCATTAGACCGCTCGATCAAGAAGCGGTAGAAGCGGCGGAGAGGCATCTCGACCGCCTCACGAAGCCCCCGGGCAGCCTGGGCCGGCTCGAGGAGATCGCGAAGCAGGCCGCCGGCATAACCGGGGAGACGATTCCCGATCTTACGCGGAAGGCCGTCCTGGTCATGGCCGGCGATCATGGCGTGTGCGAGGAAGGAATCAGCGCCTTTCCGGCGGAGGTGACGCCGCAGATGGTGATGAACTTCCTGCAGGGAGGCGCTGCCGTGAATGTGCTGGCCCGGCAGGCCGGGGCCGACGTCATCTGCGTCGACATGGGCGTAAACGCCGAGCTGGCCCATCCCGGCCTCGTGTCGCGCAAGGTGCGGTACGGCACCGGCAACATCGCCAAAGGGCCGGCCATGACGCGGCAGGAAGCCGAGGCGGCGGTGCTGGCCGGCATCGCGCTGGTGGAGGAGTTCGCGGCCGAAGGCTGCCGCGTGTTCGCCACCGGCGAGATGGGCATCGGCAACACGACGCCGAGCGCCGCGCTCGCCGTCGCGCTGGCCGGGCTCGACGCCGAGGAGGCGGTCGGCCGCGGCACCGGCATCGACGAGGCCCGCCGGCTCCACAAGGTCGGCGTCGTGCGCCGGGCCATCGAGGCGAATGCGCCGGATGCGCTTGACCCGCTCGGCGTGCTGGCGAAGCTCGGCGGCCTGGAGATCGCGGGCCTCGCCGGCGTCATTCTCGGCGCTGCCGCGTGCCGCTGCCTCGTCGTCATCGACGGCTTCATCTCAACCGCCGCCGCGCTCGTCGCCGTTCGCCTTGCCCCGGAAAGCGCCGGGTTTCTCGTCGCTTCCCATCTATCGCAGGAGAAGGGGCATGCAGCGCTGCTCGAAGCGCTTCGCTTGAAGCCGGTCATCCAGCTTGACATGAGGCTTGGAGAAGGAACCGGCGCGGTGCTTGCGTTTCATTTTATCGATGCGGCGCTTAACGTGATGAAGGAAATGGCTACGTTTGAGAGCGCGGGAGTTTCCCGCGGGTAG
- a CDS encoding site-2 protease family protein, translating into MKPSGAAGRKGPWWIVGAAGAFFLTKLKALFPLLKMGSVGGAVLTMLVSVWAYALVAPLELAVGVVILVLVHEMGHVAAARIKKLPTSAPIFIPLVGAIVNMKRHPRDAATEAYIALGGPLLGSAGAALVFLLGEKTGSPLLLAVAYIGFLFNLVNLLPVFPLDGGKITGALSRKLWPAGLLLSLLLIVLFRWYWFLAPWGWLAWDWYSKWRASKGNRPIRSTWATFEVPVPEGASFAPGSEEGASGRPLNYTTYSELDGKQKVYLQWAEVGLKGRMALPGQGLIAGVQIVRMDRLRKFTGLYRVIRCRVDYTEYENDEYYTIPARSRRGISILYALLVLCLALLVYTSSRQGLSG; encoded by the coding sequence ATGAAGCCTTCCGGCGCAGCCGGCCGCAAGGGCCCTTGGTGGATCGTGGGCGCCGCAGGCGCCTTCTTTCTGACGAAGCTTAAAGCGCTGTTCCCTCTTCTTAAGATGGGATCCGTCGGCGGAGCCGTTCTTACGATGCTCGTCTCCGTCTGGGCCTACGCCCTGGTCGCCCCGCTGGAGCTTGCGGTCGGGGTCGTAATTCTCGTGCTCGTTCACGAGATGGGGCATGTGGCGGCAGCCCGGATCAAGAAGCTGCCTACGTCGGCGCCTATTTTCATCCCTCTCGTAGGCGCGATCGTGAACATGAAGCGCCATCCCCGGGACGCGGCGACCGAGGCGTATATCGCCCTTGGGGGACCACTCCTCGGGTCCGCCGGTGCCGCCTTGGTTTTCCTGCTTGGGGAGAAGACGGGAAGTCCTCTGCTTCTGGCGGTGGCCTACATCGGCTTTCTGTTTAACCTGGTTAACCTGCTTCCCGTTTTTCCACTGGACGGAGGCAAAATTACAGGCGCTCTCAGCCGAAAGCTGTGGCCGGCGGGCCTGCTGCTCAGCCTGCTGCTGATCGTGCTTTTCCGCTGGTACTGGTTTCTAGCCCCTTGGGGATGGCTGGCCTGGGACTGGTACAGCAAGTGGCGGGCTTCTAAAGGGAACAGGCCGATCCGTTCCACTTGGGCGACCTTTGAGGTGCCGGTTCCCGAAGGAGCTTCATTCGCGCCGGGAAGCGAGGAGGGGGCTTCCGGACGTCCGCTGAACTACACGACCTATTCCGAGCTGGACGGCAAGCAGAAGGTGTACCTGCAGTGGGCGGAGGTCGGCTTGAAAGGACGGATGGCTCTTCCCGGACAGGGGCTGATCGCCGGCGTTCAAATTGTCCGAATGGACCGGCTCCGGAAATTCACCGGCTTGTATCGGGTTATCCGCTGCCGGGTGGATTATACGGAATACGAGAACGATGAGTATTACACCATTCCGGCCCGTTCCCGGCGGGGGATCTCGATCCTCTACGCCCTGTTGGTCCTATGTCTGGCTTTGCTGGTCTATACCTCTTCGCGGCAAGGGCTGTCCGGGTAG
- a CDS encoding cobyric acid synthase, which translates to MAQQPYHPDLAPAPARTLMLQGTASDVGKSLLTAALCRIFMQDGRRVAPFKSQNMSLNSYVTPDGKEIGRAQGMQADACRIPATTNMNPILLKPSRDMEAQVVVHGKPFRTLDARTYRESYLPKAEQIVKEALHQLRSEYELVVLEGAGSPAEVNLKDRDIVNMRLAGWADAPVLLVADIDRGGVFASLVGTMEILTPEERDRVAGFIINKFRGDVSLLQPGLDWLEERTGKPVLGVIPFLPNLALEDEDSASLDAIRSRGRSGRKGDPALELAVIRLPRISNFTDFDPLWEEEDVQVRYISRAEEFGSPDAVLLPGSKNTAEDLRFLRESGLEEELRRYVADGGRLTGLCGGYQMMGTRLVDTDFVESEHRETEGLGYFPMETHFALEKRTERVVGFAECWDSEAALPVEGYEIHMGVSRFMEAVEHPFMIRNERNGVLQDDFYPEGAITPDGKLWGTYIHGILHNDEFRRCWLNGIREEKGWVRREGTLFFRHRRESAFDRLADHVRAHLDMQRIYEMIGTTKPEARRMPL; encoded by the coding sequence ATGGCCCAACAACCGTACCACCCGGATTTGGCTCCGGCACCGGCCCGGACGCTCATGCTGCAAGGAACCGCCTCCGATGTGGGCAAAAGCCTCCTGACCGCCGCCCTGTGCCGCATCTTCATGCAGGACGGGCGGCGGGTGGCGCCTTTTAAATCGCAGAACATGTCCCTTAACTCTTATGTGACCCCGGACGGGAAGGAAATCGGACGCGCCCAGGGGATGCAGGCCGATGCGTGCCGCATTCCGGCGACGACGAACATGAATCCCATCCTCCTGAAGCCGAGCCGGGATATGGAAGCGCAGGTGGTCGTGCACGGCAAGCCGTTTCGCACCCTCGATGCCCGGACCTACCGCGAAAGCTATCTTCCGAAGGCGGAGCAAATCGTCAAGGAAGCCCTGCATCAGCTGAGAAGCGAATACGAGCTGGTTGTGCTCGAAGGGGCGGGCAGCCCGGCGGAGGTAAACCTGAAAGACCGCGATATCGTGAACATGCGGCTCGCCGGCTGGGCGGATGCTCCCGTACTGCTGGTCGCGGATATCGACCGGGGCGGGGTGTTCGCCTCCCTGGTCGGGACGATGGAGATTCTAACTCCCGAAGAAAGGGACCGGGTGGCGGGCTTCATCATCAACAAATTCCGCGGAGACGTTTCTCTTCTTCAGCCGGGCCTAGACTGGCTCGAGGAACGGACGGGCAAACCTGTGCTCGGCGTCATCCCTTTTCTTCCCAACCTGGCCCTGGAAGACGAAGATTCCGCTTCCCTTGACGCGATCCGAAGCCGCGGACGCAGCGGCCGGAAGGGAGACCCGGCCTTGGAGCTTGCCGTGATCCGGCTGCCGAGAATTTCGAACTTCACGGACTTCGACCCGCTCTGGGAGGAAGAGGACGTCCAGGTCCGATACATAAGCCGGGCAGAGGAATTCGGTTCGCCGGATGCCGTTCTGCTGCCCGGCAGCAAGAATACGGCCGAGGACCTCCGGTTTCTGAGGGAATCGGGTCTTGAGGAAGAGCTGCGCCGCTATGTGGCCGACGGGGGACGGCTCACCGGCCTATGCGGCGGATACCAGATGATGGGCACACGGCTGGTCGATACCGACTTCGTCGAATCGGAACACCGGGAAACCGAGGGACTCGGCTATTTTCCGATGGAGACCCATTTTGCCCTGGAGAAGAGAACCGAACGGGTCGTGGGCTTCGCCGAATGCTGGGACAGCGAGGCGGCTCTTCCAGTGGAAGGCTACGAGATTCATATGGGGGTTTCCCGGTTTATGGAAGCGGTGGAGCATCCTTTTATGATCCGCAACGAGCGCAACGGGGTGCTGCAGGATGATTTCTACCCCGAGGGGGCGATAACGCCTGACGGCAAGCTGTGGGGAACCTACATCCACGGCATTCTGCACAATGACGAATTCCGCCGCTGCTGGCTGAACGGCATCCGGGAGGAGAAGGGCTGGGTGCGCCGGGAGGGCACGCTGTTCTTCCGGCACCGCCGCGAATCGGCCTTCGACCGTCTGGCGGACCATGTCCGCGCGCACTTGGATATGCAAAGAATCTATGAGATGATAGGAACGACGAAACCAGAGGCAAGGAGAATGCCCTTATGA
- the cobS gene encoding adenosylcobinamide-GDP ribazoletransferase — translation MRAHTVREQLTGGVRSLAAAFQFLTRFPVPYSFEYTERIFRGSTVFYPMAGAAIGFVLYAGGLWLPSVLPGLPAAALLLALWVALTGALHLDGLMDTADGVLSGRPREQMLDIMKDSRVGAMGVLVCVIAMLLKFALLDSLLGQWAAGGSFLLFIPVWSRWFMTAAIAGWPYARPGPGLGAYFRGVGPRHAAGGWLLAGFLTVSAALLTGSSWTGAVGLFGTFTIGTAAAGWAGAAYLNRKLGGLTGDTYGALNEGIELIGLLAVIIWLKIG, via the coding sequence GTGCGTGCTCATACTGTTCGGGAGCAGTTGACCGGGGGCGTCCGGTCGTTGGCCGCCGCCTTCCAGTTTCTGACCCGCTTTCCGGTTCCTTATTCCTTCGAGTATACGGAACGGATCTTCCGGGGCAGCACCGTGTTCTACCCGATGGCCGGAGCGGCCATCGGGTTCGTGCTGTATGCGGGCGGCCTCTGGCTGCCGTCCGTCCTGCCGGGCCTTCCGGCCGCCGCGCTTCTGCTGGCCCTATGGGTGGCGCTCACGGGAGCGCTCCACCTCGACGGGCTGATGGACACGGCCGACGGCGTGCTGAGCGGCCGGCCCCGGGAGCAGATGCTGGACATTATGAAAGACAGCCGCGTAGGAGCGATGGGCGTCCTGGTCTGTGTGATCGCCATGCTCCTTAAATTTGCCCTGCTGGACAGCCTGCTCGGGCAGTGGGCAGCCGGCGGGAGCTTTCTGCTCTTTATTCCCGTTTGGAGCCGCTGGTTCATGACGGCCGCCATAGCCGGCTGGCCGTATGCCCGCCCGGGCCCCGGACTCGGCGCTTATTTTCGGGGAGTGGGGCCCCGGCATGCCGCCGGAGGCTGGCTCCTGGCCGGCTTCCTAACGGTCTCCGCCGCCCTTCTAACCGGCTCGTCCTGGACGGGAGCCGTCGGGCTCTTCGGCACCTTCACGATCGGGACGGCCGCCGCCGGCTGGGCGGGGGCCGCGTACTTGAACCGGAAGCTGGGCGGCCTCACGGGGGACACGTACGGAGCTTTAAATGAAGGAATCGAGCTGATCGGGCTCTTGGCTGTCATCATTTGGCTTAAGATCGGTTAA
- the cobD gene encoding threonine-phosphate decarboxylase CobD produces the protein MLERYGHGGDLLTAEETFGREADTFLDFSSNMNPFGPPEAVKVCCSRFAEQIHRYPDPAVRRLRRKLSDLHRIPEESLLVGNGAAELIELAVRVLQPERTALARPSFSEYEEAVEKAGGRLLELPLRADRGFVLSREEAEAALPHADVFFFGHPNNPTGRLLDPGVIRSLLDGGATVILDEAFIDFHPRQEELTWIREAAESRNLLVIRSMTKFYAIPGIRLGYIAAHPDRITAMKRLQVQWSVNGLAQDIGEAVLEDREYASRTLAWLAEERPRFIRRLEETGLSVIPSDTNFVLFSLGRGPGWPDIKELQGRLGKEGILIRDASLFPGLDRSYGRLAVRRKEDNDRLADALQRCLLH, from the coding sequence ATGCTGGAGCGCTACGGACATGGAGGAGATCTCCTTACCGCGGAGGAAACGTTCGGACGGGAGGCGGATACGTTTTTGGATTTCAGCTCGAATATGAATCCATTTGGCCCCCCCGAAGCGGTGAAAGTCTGCTGCTCCCGGTTTGCGGAGCAAATTCACCGCTACCCGGACCCGGCGGTCCGCAGGCTGAGGCGAAAGCTCTCGGACCTGCACCGCATTCCGGAGGAAAGCCTGCTGGTCGGCAATGGGGCGGCCGAGCTGATCGAGCTCGCCGTCCGTGTCCTCCAGCCGGAAAGGACGGCGCTTGCCCGGCCCTCCTTCTCGGAATATGAGGAGGCGGTAGAGAAAGCGGGGGGGCGCCTCCTCGAGCTCCCCCTGCGGGCGGATCGGGGATTCGTTCTGAGCCGTGAGGAAGCGGAGGCGGCCTTGCCTCATGCCGACGTTTTTTTCTTCGGGCATCCCAACAACCCGACAGGCCGTCTGCTCGATCCGGGCGTCATCCGGAGCTTACTGGACGGGGGCGCCACGGTCATCCTGGATGAAGCCTTTATCGATTTTCATCCGCGGCAGGAGGAGCTGACCTGGATCCGGGAAGCGGCGGAGTCCCGGAACCTCCTCGTCATCCGTTCGATGACGAAATTTTATGCCATTCCGGGCATCCGGCTCGGCTATATCGCTGCCCATCCGGATCGGATAACCGCCATGAAGCGCCTGCAGGTGCAGTGGAGCGTCAACGGGCTCGCCCAGGACATCGGAGAGGCGGTGCTTGAGGACCGGGAGTACGCCAGCAGAACCCTCGCCTGGCTGGCCGAGGAGCGCCCGCGGTTTATCCGCCGGCTGGAGGAAACCGGCCTCTCGGTCATCCCGAGCGATACCAATTTTGTGCTCTTTTCCCTCGGGCGGGGGCCGGGATGGCCGGACATTAAAGAGCTGCAAGGCCGTTTAGGGAAGGAAGGGATTCTCATCCGGGATGCCTCGCTGTTCCCAGGGCTGGACCGTTCTTACGGCCGTCTGGCCGTGAGGCGCAAGGAAGACAATGACCGGCTGGCCGACGCGCTGCAGCGCTGTCTATTACACTGA
- the cbiB gene encoding adenosylcobinamide-phosphate synthase CbiB has translation MLFYTWQETLAMLIAAILLDLVIGDPRRPVHPVIRIGGLIRRLEARLYPLPLAEENGPGHHGLPASSSAPMPQAVLRRRGVLLTLVTLAVSFLIMLALLAVSRWVHPWLGYAVNTWFISTTIAIKGLKDAALQVYRPLTEGNLPEARRYTGYIVGRDTAGLEEPELTRAAVETVAENTVDAVVSPLFYALLGGAPLAMLYRAANTLDSMVGYRNERYAYFGWASARLDDGLNWLPARLTGLLLIAAAALSPGLSGRRAFRSMMAFAHKHPSPNSGIPESAAAGAMGIELGGRNVYGGTVSERARMGWPLRPLQAGDIQTTVGLLYKASLGLGGIMLCVLILFGSS, from the coding sequence GTGCTGTTCTACACGTGGCAGGAAACGTTGGCGATGCTTATAGCCGCCATCTTGCTTGATCTGGTGATCGGGGACCCCCGCCGGCCGGTCCATCCGGTCATCCGCATCGGCGGCTTGATCCGGCGGCTGGAGGCCAGGCTGTATCCTTTGCCGCTGGCTGAGGAAAACGGCCCGGGCCATCATGGGCTTCCCGCTTCATCATCCGCCCCTATGCCCCAGGCCGTTCTAAGAAGGCGCGGGGTGCTGCTGACGCTGGTGACCTTGGCGGTATCTTTTCTGATTATGCTGGCGCTGCTGGCGGTCAGCCGCTGGGTGCACCCTTGGCTCGGGTATGCGGTGAATACCTGGTTCATCTCCACCACCATCGCCATCAAAGGCTTGAAGGACGCCGCCCTGCAGGTATACCGCCCGCTTACGGAAGGCAACCTGCCGGAAGCCCGCCGCTACACCGGCTACATTGTCGGCCGGGATACGGCCGGGCTGGAGGAGCCGGAGCTTACCCGCGCGGCGGTGGAGACGGTGGCGGAGAATACGGTGGACGCCGTGGTCTCCCCGCTTTTTTACGCCCTGCTGGGAGGGGCCCCCTTGGCCATGCTGTACCGGGCGGCCAATACGCTGGATTCGATGGTAGGCTACCGGAACGAGCGGTATGCCTACTTCGGCTGGGCCTCGGCCCGTCTGGACGACGGGCTGAACTGGCTACCGGCCCGCCTCACGGGGCTGCTGCTCATAGCGGCGGCGGCCTTATCGCCCGGTCTTTCCGGCCGGAGGGCGTTCCGCTCCATGATGGCCTTTGCTCACAAGCACCCGAGCCCGAACAGCGGCATCCCGGAATCGGCTGCCGCTGGAGCGATGGGCATCGAGCTCGGGGGACGCAACGTCTATGGAGGAACGGTGAGCGAACGGGCGCGGATGGGCTGGCCGCTGCGGCCTCTTCAGGCCGGAGATATCCAAACGACGGTGGGTCTTCTTTATAAGGCAAGCCTGGGACTAGGAGGAATCATGCTGTGCGTGCTCATACTGTTCGGGAGCAGTTGA
- a CDS encoding aminotransferase class I/II-fold pyridoxal phosphate-dependent enzyme: MKIQASSRLQRMGSAIFSEVAEWKEEARRRGKDLIDLGIGSPDRPPSPVILEAISRAVANPSHYAYPSSEGTPAFRGAVARWYKHRFGVELDPDREVLALMGSQDGLAHLALALTDPGDLALVPDPGYPIYAAGLVLAGVEAYPMPLTAGNGFLPDLTAIPEDIAKRAKFMLLNFPSNPMASTADEGFLREAVEFAKQHDLLLVHDFAYSEMAFDGYRPVSILQIPGAKETAVEFHSLSKSFNMAGCRIAFLVGHEEAVGALRTLKANIDYGVFLAVQEAGTAALEEDIRNPNSTGDLYERRRDVFLGALERFGWNVPKPKATMFLWAPIPQGWTSRQISREILLETGVVVIPGDAFGRQGEGYVRIALVQEEDRLVEAAERIGRFLKQAGVR; the protein is encoded by the coding sequence ATGAAGATTCAAGCATCGTCCCGCCTTCAACGCATGGGATCGGCCATTTTTTCCGAGGTGGCCGAGTGGAAGGAGGAGGCGCGCCGGAGGGGAAAGGACCTCATCGATCTGGGCATCGGAAGCCCGGATCGTCCGCCCTCTCCCGTGATTCTGGAGGCTATAAGCCGGGCCGTCGCCAACCCCTCCCATTACGCCTATCCATCCTCGGAAGGAACCCCTGCTTTTCGCGGGGCGGTAGCCCGCTGGTACAAGCACCGGTTCGGCGTGGAGCTTGATCCGGACCGTGAGGTGCTCGCCTTGATGGGCTCCCAGGATGGGCTGGCCCATCTGGCGCTCGCTCTCACCGATCCGGGGGACCTCGCGCTCGTTCCCGATCCCGGCTATCCGATCTACGCCGCCGGGCTGGTGCTCGCCGGGGTAGAGGCCTATCCGATGCCTCTTACTGCCGGCAACGGCTTCCTGCCCGATCTGACGGCCATCCCGGAAGACATCGCCAAGCGGGCGAAGTTCATGCTGTTGAACTTTCCCAGCAACCCGATGGCGTCCACCGCCGATGAAGGCTTCCTCCGGGAAGCCGTCGAATTTGCGAAGCAGCACGACCTGCTGCTGGTGCATGATTTTGCCTATTCGGAAATGGCGTTTGACGGCTACCGTCCGGTCAGCATTCTGCAGATTCCGGGAGCGAAGGAAACGGCCGTGGAGTTTCACTCCTTGTCGAAGAGCTTTAACATGGCCGGCTGCCGGATTGCCTTTCTGGTCGGCCATGAAGAAGCGGTGGGGGCGCTGCGCACCTTGAAGGCCAACATCGACTACGGGGTTTTCCTCGCCGTCCAGGAAGCCGGAACAGCAGCTCTGGAGGAGGACATCCGGAACCCGAACTCAACGGGCGACCTGTATGAGAGGCGCAGGGATGTCTTCCTGGGAGCGCTGGAGCGGTTCGGCTGGAACGTTCCCAAACCGAAAGCCACAATGTTTCTATGGGCGCCCATTCCGCAGGGGTGGACGTCTCGACAAATTTCCCGGGAAATTTTGCTAGAAACGGGAGTCGTGGTTATACCTGGTGACGCCTTCGGACGTCAGGGGGAAGGGTATGTGCGTATCGCGCTGGTCCAGGAGGAGGACCGCCTGGTGGAAGCGGCGGAACGGATCGGACGCTTCCTGAAGCAAGCGGGTGTACGCTGA
- a CDS encoding cob(I)yrinic acid a,c-diamide adenosyltransferase, protein MKIYTRTGDAGQTGVIGGRVDKDDARVEAYGTVDELNCFVGQAMSFLNGERDKDLLADLLQVQHELFDCGHDLAIHKPGIREFKVTADMAVNLETWIDKYDAETPDLTRFILPGGSAASAALHVCRTVCRRAERRVVTLARSQEINEEVRKYLNRLSDLFFTVARTANHREGIPDVEYVRSAEVFRNRK, encoded by the coding sequence ATGAAAATCTATACGAGAACCGGAGACGCCGGTCAGACGGGAGTCATCGGCGGCCGCGTGGATAAAGACGATGCCCGGGTCGAGGCTTACGGTACCGTGGACGAGCTTAACTGCTTTGTGGGTCAGGCCATGAGCTTCCTGAACGGAGAAAGAGATAAGGACCTGCTCGCGGATCTGCTTCAGGTGCAGCACGAGCTGTTTGACTGCGGGCATGACCTGGCCATTCACAAGCCGGGCATCCGCGAGTTCAAGGTGACGGCGGACATGGCCGTCAACCTGGAGACGTGGATTGACAAGTACGACGCGGAAACCCCCGACTTGACGCGGTTCATTCTACCGGGAGGAAGCGCCGCCTCCGCCGCTCTGCATGTGTGCCGGACGGTATGCCGCCGTGCCGAGCGCCGGGTCGTGACGCTGGCCCGGTCCCAGGAGATCAACGAAGAGGTGCGCAAGTACTTAAATCGTTTGTCCGATCTGTTCTTCACCGTCGCCCGAACCGCCAATCACCGGGAAGGGATCCCGGATGTGGAGTACGTGCGCAGTGCCGAGGTATTCCGCAACCGCAAATGA
- a CDS encoding arsenate reductase family protein translates to MGLTLYGYAKCGTCREAKKELEAKGYDVHFHDIVESPPPVEEIRRLVETSGLPLSKFFNVSGEVYREWKLKDRLPGMNEEEKLELLASNGKLIKRPIVTDGKRVTVGFKKPDFGQAWAP, encoded by the coding sequence ATGGGGCTGACCTTGTATGGATATGCCAAATGCGGCACGTGCCGCGAGGCCAAAAAGGAGCTGGAAGCGAAGGGGTACGACGTTCATTTCCACGATATCGTGGAAAGCCCGCCTCCGGTTGAAGAAATCCGCCGGCTGGTGGAGACGAGCGGCCTTCCGCTCTCGAAGTTTTTCAATGTTTCCGGCGAGGTTTACCGGGAATGGAAGCTGAAGGACCGGCTTCCCGGGATGAACGAGGAGGAGAAGCTGGAGCTCCTCGCCTCGAACGGCAAGCTGATCAAGCGCCCGATCGTTACGGACGGCAAGCGGGTGACCGTCGGCTTCAAGAAGCCCGACTTCGGGCAAGCCTGGGCCCCATGA
- a CDS encoding RluA family pseudouridine synthase gives MSYYDPLVYVVPPEEEGMLLKTILQNRLQVSRKLLSRLKLTEEGITVNGRREYISIKVRAGDRVEVRMAQEESDDILPEKLPLAILHEDAHVLVVNKPAGMIVHPTHGHYTGTLANAVVHHWKELGETVRFRPVHRLDQETSGVLCIAKNPYVHQNISEQMKANQVKKEYLALVYGLMKKDEGTVDAPIDRNPEAPHIRIVTPAGYRAVTHYRTERRYAGASLVRLWLETGRTHQIRVHMKHIGHALLGDKMYLPGPALDKRDRRGACSGEAAGGEASQAGLSEAFPAQRAGLAVPASLPELPLARQALHAAKLGFYHPGTRQWVEYEAPLPEDMTETIRLLERQT, from the coding sequence ATGAGCTACTACGATCCGCTGGTTTATGTGGTCCCTCCCGAAGAGGAGGGAATGCTTCTGAAGACGATTCTCCAGAATCGTCTTCAGGTTTCCCGCAAGCTGCTTTCCCGTCTCAAGCTGACGGAGGAGGGCATAACGGTCAACGGCCGCCGGGAGTACATCAGCATCAAGGTCCGGGCCGGCGACCGGGTGGAGGTAAGGATGGCGCAGGAGGAGTCCGACGATATTCTTCCCGAGAAGCTTCCGCTCGCCATTCTCCACGAGGATGCCCATGTTCTCGTCGTCAACAAGCCGGCGGGGATGATCGTGCATCCTACCCACGGGCATTACACGGGAACGCTCGCTAATGCCGTCGTCCACCATTGGAAAGAGTTGGGGGAAACCGTCCGGTTTCGTCCCGTCCACCGGCTCGATCAGGAGACGTCGGGCGTACTCTGCATTGCCAAAAATCCGTACGTCCATCAGAACATCTCCGAGCAGATGAAGGCCAACCAGGTCAAAAAAGAATACCTCGCCCTCGTCTACGGCCTTATGAAAAAGGACGAGGGGACGGTGGACGCGCCGATTGACCGGAATCCGGAAGCCCCTCACATCCGCATCGTAACGCCGGCCGGCTACCGGGCGGTCACCCATTACCGGACGGAGCGGAGGTATGCGGGGGCTTCCTTGGTCCGTTTGTGGCTGGAGACCGGCCGGACGCATCAGATCCGCGTGCACATGAAGCATATCGGGCACGCGCTGCTCGGTGACAAAATGTATCTTCCGGGACCGGCCCTGGACAAGAGGGACCGTCGGGGAGCTTGCTCGGGCGAAGCCGCGGGGGGCGAGGCGTCCCAAGCGGGGCTCTCGGAAGCCTTCCCGGCACAGCGGGCCGGCTTGGCCGTCCCGGCAAGCCTGCCGGAGCTGCCTCTGGCGCGGCAGGCGCTGCACGCCGCCAAGCTGGGCTTCTATCACCCGGGCACCCGCCAATGGGTGGAATATGAAGCGCCCCTGCCCGAAGACATGACGGAAACGATCCGCCTCTTGGAGCGGCAAACATAG
- a CDS encoding bifunctional adenosylcobinamide kinase/adenosylcobinamide-phosphate guanylyltransferase, which yields MRIMITGGARSGKSSFAEQYAAALGQEGVYVATSQLYDEEMRERAALHREQREASGFRWTTVEEPYDLAGVLSRWSRPEAEPLATSADGHAPANPPSRPMSPISQPGGPDEDRASRPPVILVDCLTLWLSNQMLKAGAPEPGWEDAVRQETEGLLDALSACRGTVLLVTNEVGGGIVPVYPLGRRFRDEAGRLNRQVAERCDQVFLVTAGIPVELKSLAFRLPGPDGPTAR from the coding sequence ATGCGGATCATGATAACCGGAGGAGCAAGGAGCGGCAAAAGCTCCTTCGCGGAGCAATATGCCGCCGCCCTGGGACAGGAGGGGGTGTACGTCGCCACCTCCCAGCTGTACGACGAGGAGATGAGGGAGCGGGCGGCCCTGCACCGGGAGCAGCGGGAAGCCTCCGGCTTCCGCTGGACCACAGTGGAGGAGCCTTACGATTTGGCCGGTGTGTTGAGCCGCTGGAGCCGTCCCGAGGCGGAGCCGCTTGCCACGTCAGCAGACGGCCATGCTCCGGCGAACCCGCCAAGCCGCCCGATGAGCCCGATTAGCCAGCCCGGCGGGCCCGATGAGGATCGCGCCAGCCGGCCCCCCGTTATTCTGGTGGACTGCCTGACCCTCTGGCTGTCCAACCAGATGCTTAAGGCGGGCGCCCCGGAGCCGGGCTGGGAGGACGCGGTCCGCCAGGAAACGGAGGGGCTGCTGGACGCCCTCTCCGCCTGCCGGGGGACGGTCCTCCTCGTGACCAACGAAGTCGGCGGCGGAATCGTCCCGGTCTACCCGCTCGGCCGGCGATTCCGGGATGAAGCGGGAAGGCTGAACCGGCAGGTGGCCGAGCGGTGCGACCAGGTGTTCCTGGTCACCGCGGGCATTCCGGTGGAGCTGAAGAGCCTTGCTTTCCGGCTCCCCGGTCCGGATGGGCCTACCGCCCGGTGA